The following proteins come from a genomic window of Sphingobium indicum B90A:
- the acs gene encoding acetate--CoA ligase produces MLTTAPHVYPVPPAWSAEAKVDAAAYAAGYRRSLDDADAYWLEQAKRLDWLREPTRADESSFAEGDFGISWFSDGMLNASANCIDRHLAERGDQAAIVWEPDDPEEPARRFTYRQLHEEVCRFANVLKRAGVGRGDRVTLYLPMIPEAAFAMLACARLGAIHSVVFGGFSPEALAGRITDCDSRIVITADEGRRGGRTVPLKRNVDAAAALAPVLKRVIVVRATGGDVAMDPARDAYYDELAAEVSADCPAEAMNAEDPLFLLYTSGSTGKPKGVLHSTGGYLLWAAMTFDLAFDHRPGEVFWSSADVGWVTGHSYIVYGPLANGGTTLMFEGVPNWPTPSRIWEVVDRHRVTTLYTAPTALRSLMKEGDDHVTRTSRASLRLMGTVGEPINPEAWRWYHEVVGEGRCPIVDTWWQTETGGHMITPLPGATDLKPGAATKPFFGVEPLLVDGNGLAVEGEGEGNLCIARSWPGQARTVWGDHERFFQTYFTTYPGLYFTGDGCRRDADGDYWITGRVDDVINVSGHRMGTAEVESALVLHEAVAEAAVVGFPHDIKGQGIYAYVTLNSGEEASDELRQALVKWVRGEIGPIATPDVIQFAPGLPKTRSGKIMRRILRKIAEGEVSAQALGDISTLAEPAIVEELIRGRAG; encoded by the coding sequence ATGCTGACCACGGCCCCCCATGTCTATCCCGTGCCGCCGGCCTGGTCGGCGGAGGCGAAGGTCGATGCCGCCGCCTATGCCGCGGGCTATCGCCGATCGCTGGATGACGCCGACGCCTATTGGCTGGAGCAGGCGAAGCGGCTCGACTGGCTGCGCGAACCCACGCGCGCCGACGAGAGCAGCTTTGCCGAAGGGGATTTCGGCATAAGCTGGTTCAGCGACGGCATGCTGAACGCGTCGGCCAATTGCATCGACCGGCATCTGGCCGAGCGCGGGGACCAGGCGGCGATCGTCTGGGAACCGGACGACCCGGAGGAACCGGCGCGGCGCTTCACCTATCGGCAGTTGCATGAAGAGGTGTGCCGCTTCGCCAATGTGCTGAAGCGCGCTGGCGTGGGGCGCGGGGACCGGGTGACGCTCTACCTGCCGATGATCCCCGAAGCCGCCTTCGCCATGCTCGCCTGCGCCCGCCTCGGGGCGATCCATTCGGTGGTGTTCGGCGGCTTTTCGCCTGAGGCGCTGGCGGGACGGATCACCGATTGCGACAGCCGCATCGTCATCACCGCCGATGAGGGGCGGCGCGGCGGCAGGACCGTGCCGCTGAAGCGCAATGTCGATGCGGCGGCGGCGCTGGCGCCGGTCCTGAAGCGCGTGATCGTCGTCCGGGCGACGGGCGGGGACGTCGCGATGGACCCTGCGCGGGACGCCTATTATGACGAACTGGCCGCTGAGGTCTCCGCCGACTGCCCGGCGGAGGCGATGAATGCCGAAGACCCGCTGTTCCTGCTCTACACCTCCGGATCGACGGGCAAGCCCAAGGGCGTGCTGCATTCGACCGGCGGCTATCTGCTCTGGGCGGCGATGACCTTCGACCTTGCCTTCGACCATCGGCCGGGCGAGGTCTTCTGGTCCTCCGCCGATGTCGGCTGGGTGACGGGCCACAGCTATATCGTCTATGGGCCGCTGGCCAATGGCGGCACCACGCTGATGTTCGAGGGGGTGCCGAACTGGCCGACGCCCAGCCGCATCTGGGAAGTGGTCGACCGGCATCGGGTGACGACGCTCTACACCGCGCCGACGGCGCTGCGTTCGCTGATGAAGGAGGGGGACGATCATGTCACCCGCACCAGCCGCGCCTCGCTGCGGCTGATGGGCACGGTGGGGGAGCCGATCAATCCCGAAGCCTGGCGCTGGTATCATGAGGTGGTGGGCGAGGGGCGCTGCCCGATCGTCGACACCTGGTGGCAGACGGAGACGGGCGGGCACATGATCACGCCGCTGCCGGGCGCGACGGACCTGAAGCCGGGCGCGGCGACCAAGCCCTTTTTCGGGGTGGAGCCGTTGCTGGTCGACGGCAACGGCCTCGCCGTGGAGGGCGAAGGCGAGGGCAATCTCTGCATCGCGAGAAGCTGGCCGGGGCAGGCGCGGACGGTGTGGGGCGATCATGAGCGCTTCTTCCAGACCTATTTCACGACCTATCCGGGGTTGTACTTCACCGGCGACGGCTGCCGGCGCGACGCGGACGGGGACTATTGGATCACCGGCCGCGTCGACGACGTCATCAACGTGTCGGGCCACCGCATGGGCACGGCGGAGGTCGAAAGCGCGCTGGTTCTGCACGAGGCGGTGGCCGAGGCGGCGGTGGTCGGCTTCCCGCACGACATCAAGGGGCAGGGCATCTACGCCTATGTGACGCTGAACAGCGGCGAGGAAGCGAGCGACGAACTACGCCAGGCGCTGGTCAAATGGGTGCGCGGCGAAATCGGGCCGATCGCGACGCCCGACGTCATCCAGTTCGCGCCGGGCCTGCCCAAGACCCGCTCCGGCAAGATCATGCGCCGCATCCTGCGCAAGATCGCGGAGGGCGAGGTGTCGGCACAGGCGCTGGGGGACATATCGACCCTGGCCGAGCCGGCCATCGTCGAGGAACTGATAAGGGGCAGGGCTGGATAA
- a CDS encoding pseudoazurin, with the protein MFAWERALTEIRITLGGLAAAALLTLAPLSAQAREIIVHMKNQGAEGAMVFEPSFVKAAVGDTIRFQPTHPSHNAETMATMLPAGATPMKGAMNKEAVLTVTKPGLYGIKCMPHYSMGMVALVQVGKVAPADLAAARAVKLPPFAAKRMTAALAKVK; encoded by the coding sequence ATGTTTGCATGGGAGAGAGCCTTGACCGAGATTCGCATCACCCTGGGCGGCCTTGCCGCCGCCGCGCTCCTGACGCTGGCGCCGCTTTCGGCGCAGGCCAGGGAGATCATCGTCCACATGAAGAACCAGGGCGCGGAGGGCGCCATGGTGTTCGAGCCGTCCTTCGTGAAGGCGGCGGTGGGCGACACCATCCGTTTCCAGCCGACCCATCCCAGCCATAATGCCGAAACCATGGCGACCATGCTGCCGGCCGGCGCGACCCCGATGAAGGGCGCGATGAACAAGGAGGCGGTGCTGACCGTCACCAAGCCCGGCCTCTACGGCATCAAGTGCATGCCGCATTATTCAATGGGCATGGTCGCGCTGGTGCAGGTGGGCAAGGTCGCCCCGGCGGACCTCGCCGCCGCCAGGGCGGTGAAGCTGCCGCCCTTTGCCGCCAAGCGGATGACCGCCGCGCTCGCCAAGGTGAAGTGA
- a CDS encoding ATP-binding protein, which yields MDRKLASERGAEQKALAARWSIATEAMEALAGARSLEAITHVLRAFARRAVGADGIAVVLRDEDQCHYIAEDSMEPLWAGQRFPASSCVSGWAMENNRTAVIPDVFDDERVPVEAYRTTFVRSMVMVPIGGVEPIAALGAYWSEFAQPTDNEIALLEALARAASTALENGRLFASLEALNEQLERRVRERTAELERSQDSLRQVQKLDMLGQLTGHVAHDFNNLLMPIVGGLDLILSGKRTPESIERHATIAMQAAESAQTLVQRLLTFARRQPLTAKAVDLPDLLGGMGALLASTLGPRIALSVDLQPLLPPVRADAHQLEVALLNLAVNGRDAMPDGGALSIRAEARQSRLPSVLAPGRYVCLTVSDTGAGMTPAVRAAAMEPFFTTKPSGHGTGLGLSMVHGLAAQLGGTVEIDSVVGQGTSVRLWLPVERAPAERPDPPVVEEGAKARSGRVLLVDDNDLVRNSTREMLVEMGYEVVDTDRAERALGMIESGDRPDILITDHIMPGMTGVELALRLRADHPQIALLIISGYEGVDLIAPDITRLSKPFRQNHLQACIAAARAQAA from the coding sequence ATGGACAGGAAACTGGCAAGCGAACGGGGCGCCGAGCAGAAGGCGCTGGCGGCCCGGTGGAGCATAGCCACCGAAGCCATGGAAGCGCTAGCCGGCGCCCGGTCCCTGGAGGCGATCACCCATGTCCTGCGGGCCTTTGCGCGGCGGGCCGTGGGGGCGGACGGCATCGCGGTCGTCCTGCGCGACGAGGACCAGTGCCATTATATCGCGGAAGATTCGATGGAGCCGCTCTGGGCGGGGCAGCGCTTTCCCGCATCGAGCTGCGTGTCCGGCTGGGCGATGGAGAATAATCGCACGGCGGTGATCCCCGACGTGTTCGACGATGAACGCGTGCCGGTGGAGGCCTATCGCACCACATTCGTGCGGTCGATGGTGATGGTGCCGATCGGCGGCGTCGAACCCATTGCCGCGCTGGGCGCCTATTGGTCCGAATTCGCGCAGCCCACCGACAACGAGATCGCGCTGCTGGAGGCGCTGGCCCGCGCCGCGTCCACCGCGCTGGAAAACGGGCGGTTGTTCGCGTCGCTCGAAGCGCTGAACGAACAGCTCGAACGCCGCGTCCGGGAACGGACCGCGGAACTGGAACGGTCGCAGGACAGCCTGCGCCAGGTCCAGAAGCTGGACATGCTGGGCCAGTTGACCGGCCATGTCGCCCATGATTTCAACAATCTGCTGATGCCGATCGTCGGCGGGCTGGACCTGATCCTGTCGGGCAAGCGGACGCCGGAATCGATCGAGCGGCATGCGACCATCGCGATGCAGGCGGCGGAGAGCGCCCAGACGCTGGTGCAGCGGCTCCTGACCTTCGCCCGCCGGCAGCCGCTGACCGCAAAGGCGGTGGACCTGCCGGACCTGCTGGGCGGAATGGGCGCCTTGCTGGCCAGCACGCTGGGGCCGCGGATCGCGCTGTCGGTCGACCTCCAGCCGCTGCTGCCCCCGGTGCGGGCCGATGCCCATCAGTTGGAGGTGGCGCTGCTCAACCTGGCCGTCAACGGCCGCGACGCCATGCCCGACGGCGGCGCGCTCAGCATCCGGGCGGAGGCGCGGCAGAGCCGCCTTCCCTCCGTGCTGGCGCCGGGCCGCTATGTCTGCCTGACCGTCAGCGACACGGGCGCCGGCATGACCCCGGCGGTCAGGGCGGCGGCGATGGAACCCTTCTTCACGACCAAGCCGTCCGGCCATGGCACGGGGCTGGGCCTTTCCATGGTCCACGGCCTTGCCGCGCAGCTTGGCGGCACGGTGGAGATCGACAGCGTCGTGGGGCAGGGCACCAGCGTGCGGCTGTGGCTGCCGGTCGAGCGGGCGCCCGCCGAGAGGCCCGATCCCCCCGTCGTCGAGGAAGGGGCGAAGGCGCGTTCGGGCAGGGTGTTGCTGGTGGACGACAACGACCTCGTCCGGAACAGCACGCGGGAAATGCTGGTCGAAATGGGCTATGAGGTGGTCGACACCGACCGGGCGGAACGCGCGCTCGGCATGATCGAATCGGGCGATCGGCCCGACATATTGATCACCGACCATATCATGCCGGGCATGACGGGGGTGGAACTGGCGCTGCGCCTGAGGGCCGATCATCCGCAGATCGCGCTGCTGATCATATCGGGCTATGAGGGGGTGGACCTGATCGCGCCCGACATCACGCGCCTGTCAAAGCCGTTCCGGCAAAATCATTTGCAGGCCTGCATAGCCGCGGCGCGGGCGCAGGCGGCCTGA
- a CDS encoding rhodanese-like domain-containing protein: protein MRRTIWAGALLLCAAPVAAEPLFGPDGYRIAAYRAPVSRPPDGVGRIAPSAAAALRPGRDALFLDVLPAEGGHREGDGRWRLAAPHESIPGARWFPEAGRGVLAPGIAAWFAGAVHRLTRGRRDRMLVVFCRSDCWMSWNAARRLRALGHRNVWWLAEGTDGWRDLGRPLVQVMPEGGVAP from the coding sequence ATGAGAAGGACGATCTGGGCCGGAGCCTTGCTGCTTTGCGCGGCGCCCGTGGCGGCGGAGCCATTGTTCGGGCCTGACGGCTATCGGATCGCCGCCTATCGCGCGCCCGTTTCCCGTCCGCCCGACGGGGTCGGGCGGATCGCGCCGTCCGCCGCGGCGGCCCTGCGGCCGGGCCGGGATGCGCTGTTCCTGGACGTCCTGCCGGCCGAGGGCGGGCATCGGGAGGGCGACGGGCGCTGGCGGCTGGCGGCGCCGCATGAGAGCATTCCGGGCGCGCGCTGGTTCCCCGAAGCGGGGCGGGGCGTGCTTGCGCCGGGGATCGCGGCCTGGTTCGCAGGCGCCGTGCACCGGCTGACCCGCGGACGGCGGGATCGGATGCTGGTCGTCTTCTGCCGATCCGATTGCTGGATGAGCTGGAACGCGGCGCGGCGGCTGCGCGCCTTGGGGCATCGCAATGTCTGGTGGCTGGCGGAGGGGACGGACGGCTGGCGCGACCTGGGGCGGCCGCTGGTCCAGGTGATGCCGGAGGGGGGCGTGGCGCCTTAG